The Collinsella aerofaciens genomic sequence GGCCCGCCACGTTAACGAGCTGCTTGCCACCGGGGTTACCAAAGCGCTGGCCGCTGCCGCCGGCAACGACCACGGCGCATACGGGCGCCATTATGCGTTCCCCTGTTTGGTGCCCTTCATGCGGTACAGCGAGTCCGCAAGAATGGCAGGGTTGTTGACGCCAAAGTCGCCCAAGCGCTCCGGATCCTCGCTGATGTCGTCCATGAGCTCCTGCAGCGAGCCATACTCGTCGACGATCTTCTCGGCCACGCCGTCGCGCACGACGGACACGCGCGAAAGCGTGCGCAGGCCCAGCGGCGTCATGACGGAGTCCTCGTCCAAGTCGTCATAGCCCAGAACTGCCGCCACGTGCTGCGGGTCGGACAGGTCCTTAGGCGTCATGCGGCTCAGCTCGGCGCGGATCTTTTCGGCGTTGGCCTCGGAGGAATCGCTCGCGTAGTCGCGAATCATCAGGTCGTACTCGGTATCCATGCTGGAGCCGGCGAGCTGCTCGAGCTGCATCTGCACGAGCTTGCCCTGGTTGCCCAGCTTGACAATGCAATCCTTAAGCTCGGTCTTTGCCTGCTGCATGATCTCGAAGCTCGAAAAGATGCCGGTGATGTCGGCGAGCGTGACGTAGTCGTCGAGCTCAAGGGCTGTCAGGCGCAGCAGGGAGCGATCGAGCGACTGACGGGTAGTCTGGAGCGTGGCGACGAGCTGGTTGACCGAGCTCATGATGGTAGTGACGGGCTGGATCTCGTAACTCTTGCCGTGGACGTACACGTTGACGACGGCGCGACGGGCCGAGACCGAGATCACGATGGCGTCGGTGAGCACCGACATGCGAGCGGCGGTGCGGTGACGCATGCCCGTCTCGCTCGTGGCGAGCGAGGGATCGGGATTGAGGTGGAAGTTGGCGCGCAGGATCTGGGTGAGGTCGCCGTCGATGACGATGGCACCGTCCATCTTGGAGAGCTCGAACAGACGGTTCGAGGTGAACGAAATGTTGAGCGGGAAGCCGTCGTTACCGGCAGCGAGCACGTTTTCGGTGTCGCCGACGCAGATAAGGGCGCCCAGGTGACCGGCGATGATCATGTCGAGGGCGGTGCGGATCGGCTGACCAGGTGCCGTCAGGCGGATGGCCTGTTCCATACGCTTTTGCAGCTCGTTCTTATCCAAGGCATCGCTCCCATCGTATACGCTCCATAAACGTCAATAAGTTTCTCACGGTTTGCCCCTGCGGCGCTTGCGAAATCCGATGCTTACAGAATGAGCGAACACCGCTTAGGTAGCTCATTTGGGACGGGGTTCTTTTGACTGCCCGTGTGGTAGCATCGGGTCTCATATAAATGAGGGAGTAGTCGCGTAATCGGGCTCGCCCGCAGAGAGGGAGCCAGACTATGGGACTCGCAGAGCTCGTGCTGCTCGCCGTTGGCCTTTCGATGGATGCCTTTGCCGTTTCCATCTGCAAGGGTCTCGGCATGAAAAAGATCAACCTTAAGGTCGCCGTAGTGCTCGGCCTGTTCTTTGGCGGCTTCCAGGCCGGCATGCCCGTGATCGGATGGGCGCTTGGCAGCCAGTTTATGGGCATCATCGGCCCCATCGACCACTGGATCGCCTTTATCCTGCTCGCCTTCATCGGCGGCAAAATGCTGTGGGAGGCCTATACCGAGGACGAGGATGAAGGCGACGACAAGGATGCCGAAAAGATTGACCTGGGCGAGTACCTGATCCTCGCCATCGCCACCTCAATTGACGCGCTCGCCGTGGGCATCTCGTTTGCCGCGCTCTCGGTCGACATCGTTCCCGCCGTGTCGCTTATCGGCATCACGACGTTTATCTTCTCCGTCGCCGGCGTAGCAATCGGCCACACCTTTGGCGCGCGCTACGAAAAGCCTGCCACCGTCGTGGGTGGCGTCGTGCTCATCCTCATTGGGCTTAAGATTTTGCTTGAGCATCTGGGGATTTTGGCGCTGTAACGCCAAACATAATCGCTCAAAACTCAACGCCAGCACAAGGCCTCATGCAGAGTTTTGCATAATGCCTTTTCGTGCAGACTTTTGCATGTCATACTGATATGCAAAAGTCTGCACGTTAGGAGATCGCCGTGGATACCTTTCCCATCACCACACCGCGCAAGCCGGCATCTACGTGCGTCAGGCGCGCGAGGCGCAGGGGATCACCCGTGCGGCCCTCGCTAAAAAAGCCGGTGTTTCGGAGCGCCTGCTCGCATCGCTCGAGCTGGGAGACGCCACGGGCATTCGACTCGACAAGTTGCTGACCGTCTTTAACGCACTCGGCATAGGTCTCTTCGCGCAAAGCGATAACGACTCCATCGCATCGCCCTCCGAACATCCGGCGACGATAGTGAACCTCCCTATCGCGAACTCGAATACCCTGCCAAAGCCAAGCGTAGGCAGACGACCCACTCGACAAGGAACGCCATCTTCCTATGGTGCCTTGCTGGCCCAAATCGCAGCCGAGCAAGGCCTTTCCGGCACTTCAAACCTCTCCTTTGGCTGCAAGGTTGTGAAATAAATGGCAGAGATGGAGCTCACGACCCTCATTTGTGGCGAAATCGCCGGCACTCTCCGGCAAGACGAGCATGGACTCTGCAGCTTTGCATACGCCCCAACCTATCGCGGAGCACCGTTATCGCTAACAATGCCGCTTTCCAATCGCACGTATGGCCATAACATCGTCCGCCCGTTCCTATTTGGCCTTTTGCCCGACAGTCAAGAGCAGCGTCGCGCTATTGCCACCGAGCATGATGTTGCATCCAACAACCCCGTCGCCCTCTTGTGCCATATCGGTCTTGACTGCGCGGGGGCCGTTCAGTTTTGTCGAGCCGATCAATTAGACGCCGCCCGCGGCAGGGTCTCGGCATACCGCCCGCTTACCAATTCTCAAATCGCTCACAAGCTCAAAGCAATTCGCGATGACGAAAGAGAGACATGGATGGGCTCCAACGAAAGCTGGTCCCTGGGCGGCAATCAAGGCAAATTTGCACTAGCTTGGCATGATGGCCAATGGTGCGAATGTCTAGGGTCATCCCCCACTACCCATATCTTCAAAAATGGTGTCGTTGGGTTCAAACATCAGGCCTTAAACGAATTCGTCTGCATGAAAACGGCTCGGCGTGTTGGCATTCCAACTGCCAACGTCTCCCATTACACATTTGAAGACGAAGCCGCGCTCGTCGTTGAACGGTACGACAGAATGGTCAATAGCAGCGGAAATATCGAAAGGCTGCA encodes the following:
- the disA gene encoding DNA integrity scanning diadenylate cyclase DisA, which codes for MDKNELQKRMEQAIRLTAPGQPIRTALDMIIAGHLGALICVGDTENVLAAGNDGFPLNISFTSNRLFELSKMDGAIVIDGDLTQILRANFHLNPDPSLATSETGMRHRTAARMSVLTDAIVISVSARRAVVNVYVHGKSYEIQPVTTIMSSVNQLVATLQTTRQSLDRSLLRLTALELDDYVTLADITGIFSSFEIMQQAKTELKDCIVKLGNQGKLVQMQLEQLAGSSMDTEYDLMIRDYASDSSEANAEKIRAELSRMTPKDLSDPQHVAAVLGYDDLDEDSVMTPLGLRTLSRVSVVRDGVAEKIVDEYGSLQELMDDISEDPERLGDFGVNNPAILADSLYRMKGTKQGNA
- a CDS encoding manganese efflux pump MntP family protein produces the protein MGLAELVLLAVGLSMDAFAVSICKGLGMKKINLKVAVVLGLFFGGFQAGMPVIGWALGSQFMGIIGPIDHWIAFILLAFIGGKMLWEAYTEDEDEGDDKDAEKIDLGEYLILAIATSIDALAVGISFAALSVDIVPAVSLIGITTFIFSVAGVAIGHTFGARYEKPATVVGGVVLILIGLKILLEHLGILAL
- a CDS encoding type II toxin-antitoxin system HipA family toxin, with product MAEMELTTLICGEIAGTLRQDEHGLCSFAYAPTYRGAPLSLTMPLSNRTYGHNIVRPFLFGLLPDSQEQRRAIATEHDVASNNPVALLCHIGLDCAGAVQFCRADQLDAARGRVSAYRPLTNSQIAHKLKAIRDDERETWMGSNESWSLGGNQGKFALAWHDGQWCECLGSSPTTHIFKNGVVGFKHQALNEFVCMKTARRVGIPTANVSHYTFEDEAALVVERYDRMVNSSGNIERLHQEDFCQALGVLPSQKYTADGGPTTRDIQERLINTVPHHMNLVLFTYMLFYNAIIGAPDAHAKNYSLILGKGTNAALAPMYDVASGLAYERMRRKARLAMSVGGENRVGRIGPGAIRRYHGMGDPALEATLTDAGPSEKFCFATMMDLAYEVPICMEEVMDEYADLPGMADLREHMLGPVRENCQRTLDLIRAEMD